A genomic region of Leptospira mtsangambouensis contains the following coding sequences:
- the rpsR gene encoding 30S ribosomal protein S18, giving the protein MEDDEKGGFRGKDGEGKFGRKNAKYKKKVCKFCADKALLAGLDYKRVDILERFVTNRGKIIPRRITGTCGKHQRALAREIRKSRSIGLLPFKVL; this is encoded by the coding sequence ATGGAAGACGACGAAAAAGGCGGTTTCCGTGGTAAAGACGGAGAAGGCAAATTCGGTCGTAAAAATGCAAAATACAAAAAGAAAGTATGTAAGTTCTGTGCTGACAAAGCCTTACTTGCAGGTCTTGATTACAAACGAGTAGACATCTTAGAAAGATTTGTTACCAACCGTGGTAAAATCATTCCAAGAAGAATCACTGGAACTTGTGGCAAACACCAAAGAGCCCTTGCTCGTGAAATCAGAAAATCCAGATCTATCGGTTTACTACCGTTTAAAGTTCTGTAG
- a CDS encoding single-stranded DNA-binding protein, with protein MANDLNKVLIIGRMTRDPEFKSVNGSSVVNFSIANNRVYVTNGEKKEETHYFDCVAWGRLADILKQYAGKGKQVAIEGRLQQQSWETPEGKKASKIRVYVESAQLLGGQGQGGGSGGDRSDSSNSYDSGVSNGYDDYPAGDDDIPF; from the coding sequence ATGGCTAACGATCTTAACAAAGTACTTATAATCGGTCGAATGACCCGTGATCCGGAATTTAAATCGGTGAACGGAAGTTCTGTTGTCAATTTTTCAATTGCGAATAACAGAGTTTATGTGACTAACGGTGAAAAAAAAGAGGAAACTCATTATTTTGACTGTGTGGCATGGGGCCGACTCGCTGACATATTAAAACAATATGCTGGCAAAGGAAAACAAGTAGCGATTGAAGGCAGACTTCAACAACAGTCCTGGGAAACTCCTGAAGGCAAAAAAGCCTCCAAAATCCGCGTATATGTCGAGTCCGCACAATTATTAGGCGGCCAAGGACAAGGTGGTGGATCAGGTGGAGACCGTTCTGACAGTTCCAATTCTTATGATTCCGGCGTAAGTAATGGTTATGATGATTATCCAGCCGGTGATGACGACATTCCTTTTTGA
- the rpsF gene encoding 30S ribosomal protein S6: protein MRNYEITNILREGNVEETKSAVKDLLSKYNFTIQGEEDWGSKRLWHPVGQDEQGHFTLIKCSGAPAEVAKIEHEFKLNANILKTLVIRANG from the coding sequence ATGAGAAACTACGAAATCACGAATATTCTTCGTGAAGGTAATGTAGAAGAGACGAAGTCTGCAGTCAAAGACTTACTCTCCAAATACAACTTCACGATCCAAGGCGAAGAGGACTGGGGTTCTAAAAGACTCTGGCATCCGGTTGGACAAGACGAACAAGGTCACTTTACACTCATCAAGTGTTCCGGCGCGCCCGCAGAAGTAGCAAAGATTGAACATGAGTTTAAACTCAATGCGAACATCTTAAAAACCCTAGTAATCAGGGCAAATGGCTAA